In Meiothermus ruber DSM 1279, the following proteins share a genomic window:
- a CDS encoding vWA domain-containing protein → MHPDSSPNARPHLDLIPLKPGVSATRPTRQQVLLRIHTPTPQARPERPLLNLALVLDRSGSMGGSKLKYTKEAAIYAVHNLLPEDRVAVVIYDDAVEVLVPSTPVADGRAAIANLIRTIRTGGSTALHAGWLEGATQVAAYQEAGRLNRVVLLSDGLANRGETNPGVIAEQVRELARRGVSTSTLGVGLDYNEDLMTTMADAGEGNYYFIESPADLPRIFAQELAGLAGTLGTRVRLWLRPGDGSRAWLFNDLEQDPSGAYVLPNLVAGIPLEFLLELEAPAGREASLRLELDWETPEGQRERLEAVLRLPVLEEAEFERLQPHPDVAAMTAKLEATRARQRAMEALADGDLEAARHALHRAAPMLASFGPALAAEAHELRLLLDEIETAPQRARKTLSSQVYRDRKGRKDF, encoded by the coding sequence ATGCACCCCGATTCAAGCCCGAACGCCCGGCCCCACCTCGATCTCATCCCCCTCAAGCCGGGGGTGAGCGCCACCCGCCCGACCCGCCAGCAGGTGTTGCTGCGCATCCACACCCCCACGCCCCAGGCCCGGCCCGAGCGCCCGCTGCTCAACCTGGCCCTGGTGCTCGACCGCTCCGGCTCCATGGGGGGGAGCAAGCTGAAGTACACCAAGGAGGCCGCTATCTACGCGGTGCACAACCTGCTGCCCGAGGATCGGGTGGCGGTGGTGATCTACGACGATGCTGTGGAGGTGCTGGTGCCCAGTACGCCGGTGGCGGATGGGCGTGCGGCCATTGCGAACCTTATTCGCACGATTCGCACTGGCGGGAGCACCGCGTTGCACGCGGGCTGGCTGGAGGGGGCCACCCAGGTGGCGGCCTACCAGGAGGCGGGGCGGCTCAACCGGGTGGTGCTGCTCTCCGACGGCCTGGCCAACCGGGGGGAGACCAACCCCGGCGTGATTGCCGAGCAGGTGCGGGAGCTGGCCCGCCGGGGCGTGAGCACCAGCACCCTGGGCGTCGGCCTTGACTACAACGAGGATCTCATGACCACCATGGCCGATGCGGGGGAGGGCAACTACTACTTCATCGAGAGCCCCGCCGACCTGCCCCGCATCTTCGCGCAGGAACTAGCGGGCCTGGCCGGGACGCTGGGCACCCGGGTGCGGCTGTGGCTGCGGCCCGGCGACGGGAGCCGGGCCTGGCTCTTCAACGACCTCGAGCAAGACCCTTCCGGGGCTTACGTGCTGCCCAACCTGGTGGCCGGGATCCCGCTGGAGTTCCTGCTGGAGCTGGAAGCCCCGGCGGGCCGCGAGGCTTCTTTGCGTCTGGAGCTCGACTGGGAGACCCCGGAGGGCCAGCGGGAGCGCCTCGAGGCGGTCCTGAGGCTGCCCGTGCTGGAGGAAGCGGAGTTTGAGCGGCTCCAGCCCCACCCCGATGTCGCTGCCATGACGGCCAAGCTCGAGGCCACCCGCGCCCGCCAGCGGGCCATGGAGGCCCTAGCCGACGGCGACCTCGAGGCGGCCCGGCACGCCCTGCACCGTGCCGCCCCCATGCTCGCCAGCTTTGGCCCTGCGCTGGCCGCCGAGGCGCATGAACTCCGGCTTTTGCTCGATGAGATTGAGACCGCACCCCAGCGCGCCCGCAAAACCCTTTCCAGCCAGGTCTACCGCGACCGTAAGGGCCGCAAGGATTTCTGA